The region CGAAGGCGCTCGCGATCACCTTCTGGCCCCGGTCGTGGCCGTCCTGGCCCATCTTCGCGACGAGGATCCGGGGCCTGCGGCCCTCCGCCTTCTCGAACTGCGCGCTCGCCTCGCGGACCCGGTCCGCGGCGTCGCCCACCTCCGCGCGATACACCCCCGATATCGTACGGATCTGGGCGGCGTGCCGTCCGAAGACCTTCTCCAGCGCGTCGGAGATCTCCCCGACGGTCGCCTTGGCCCTGGCCGCGTTCACCGCCAGCTCCAGCAGGTTCTCCCCGCTCGCCGCGCCCTTCGTCAGCGCCTCCAGCGCCCCGGCGACCTCGTCGGCCGAGCGCTCCTCGCGGAGCCTGCGCAGCTTCTCGATCTGCCGGCCGCGCACCGCCGTGTTGTCGACCTTCAGCACCTCGATCGGCTCGTCGGCCTCCAGACGGTACTTGTTGACGCCGATCACGGGCTGGCCGCCGGAGTCGATGCGGGCCTGCGTGCGGGCCGCCGCCTCCTCGATGCGCATCTTGGGCAGCCCCTGGTCGATGGCCCTCGCCATGCCGCCCGCCCGCTCGACCTCCTGGATGTGCTTCCAGGCCGCCTTCGCCAGCTCGCGGGTCAGCCACTCGACGTAGTGGGAGCCGCCCCACGGGTCGATCACCCGGCCGGTGCCCGACTCCTGCTGGAGCAGGAGCTGGGTGTTGCGCGCGATCCGGGCCGAGAAGTCCGTCGGCAGCGCGAGCGCCTCGTCCAGCGCGTTCGTGTGCAGCGACTGGGTGTGCCCCTGGGTGGCCGCCATCGCCTCCACGCAGGTCCGCACGACGTTGTTGAACACGTCCTGCGCGGTCAGCGACCAGCCCGAGGTCTGGCTGTGCGTGCGCAGCGACAGCGATTTGGGGTTCTCCGGCCCGAAGCCCTTCACCAGGCGGGCCCACAGCAGCCGCGCGGCGCGGAGCTTGGCCACCTCCATGAAGAAGTTCATGCCGATGCACCAGAAGAACGACAGCCGCGGCGCGAACTCGTCGATGCCGAGCCCGGCCCCGACGCCCGCCCGCAGATACTCCAGGCCGTCGGCCAGCGTGTACGCGAGCTCCAGATCGCAGGTCGCCCCGGCCTCCTGGATGTGGTAGCCGGAGATCGAGATGGAGTTGAACTTCGGCATGTTCCGCGAGGTGTACTCGAAGATGTCGGAGATGATCCGCATCGACGGGCCCGGCGGGTAGATGTAGGTGTTGCGGACCATGAACTCCTTGAGGATGTCGTTCTGGATGGTCCCCGCCAGCCTGTCGGGCGCGACCCCCTGCTCCTCGGCGGCGACGATGTAGAGCGCCAGGATCGGCAGCACCGCCCCGTTCATGGTCATCGACACGCTCATCCGGTCGAGCGGGATCCCCTCGAAGAGCTGCCGCATGTCGTAGATCGAGTCGATCGCCACGCCCGCCATGCCGACGTCGCCGGCGACGCGGGGGTGGTCGGAGTCGTAGCCCCGGTGGGTCGCGAGGTCGAAGGCGACCGACAGGCCCTTCTGCCCGGCGGCGAGGTTGCGCCGGTAGAACGCGTTGGACGCCTCCGCGGTGGAGAACCCGGCATACTGCCGGATGGTCCACGGCTGGGTGACGTACATCGTGGGGTAGGGGCCGCGCAGGAACGGCGCGACGCCGGGATAGGTCCGCGGGGCGCCGTCCTCCCCAAGGTCGGCGGCCGTGTAGAACGGCTTCACCGCGATGCCCTCGGGGGTCTCCCACGACTGCCCGCCGCCGGTGGCCTCCTGCGCGGCGGCGCCCGATCCCAGATCTATTTCCGAGAAATCCGGAATCATCGGCTCACTCCCAGGTCGTCGAACGTCGCGCGGAGCACCCCGAGCGCGTCGCATCCGGCGTACACGTTGGCGTCCACCCCCTCATACTCGCCCTTCCCCGCCAGCCACACCTTGCGCGCCCCCGCCTCCCGGAGGGCCGCCGCGACCGCCGCCGCGTGCTCGCCGTACAGACGGTCGCCGGAGCACAGGCACGCCACGGCGGCTCCGGACTCGCGGAAGGCCGCGGCGATGGCGGCCGGGTCGGCGCCCGGCCCGCCGGTGACGGTCGCGATGCCTCCCGCGGCGAACAGGTTCGCGGCGAACGTCGCCCTCGCGGTGTGCGCGGCGACCGGCCCGATCGTGGCGAGGAACACCGTGGGCCGGCTCGGCTGCGCGTCGGCGAGGTCGCGCAGCGACTCGAACTCCTCGGCGTGGCGCACCAGCGGCAGCCCGTCGCCGGGCGTCCGGGCGAGGCCGGGGCCCGGTCGGCGGGTGACCTGCCGCTCCCCCAGGTCGGGGAACTCGCTGACCCCGGTGATCGGGTCCCGCCGGTGGGCGATGTTCACCGCCCGCGCGGCCCGCGTCTCCGTCAGGCGCTCGGGGACCAGCCGCTCCAGCGCCACGGCCATCCCGCCGGACCGCTCGATCTCCTGGAACCACTCCCAGGCCCGCCGGGCGAGGTCGTCGGTGAGCCGCTCCACGTACCACGAGCCCCCGGCGGGGTCGGCGACCCGGGCGACGCCGGCCTCCTCGACCAGCAGCGCCTGCGTGTTGCGCGCGATGCGCCGGGCGAACGCGTCGGGCAGCCCGAGGCAGGCGTCGAACGGCTGCACGGTCACCGCGTCGGCCCCGCCCGTCCCGGCGGCGAAACAGGCCAGGGTCGTGCGCAGCATGTTCACCCACGGGTCCCGGACGGTCATCATCGCCGAGGATGTCACGGCGTGCTGAAGCTGACGCCCCGGCCCTCCGGCGACCTCGGCCACCCGCGCCCACATCCGCCGTGCCGCCCGCAGTTTGGCGATCGTGAGGAACTGGTCGGCGGTCGCGGCGTACCGGAACTCGATCTGGCCCAGCGCCTGCTCCACCGGCAGCCCCGCGCCGGTCAGCGCGCGCAGGTAGGCCACCCCGGTCGCGATCGAGCAGCCGAGCTCGTCGGCGTCCGCGCCGCCCGCGTCGTGGTACGGCAGCGCGTCCACGGTGATCGCCCGCAGGCCGGGGTGATCCGCCGCGCAGCGGCGGGCGAGCGTCACCGCGTCGTCCAGGACGGCCGGCGTGCCGGTGCGGGCCGCCAGCCCGATCGGGTCGGCGCCGAGGTTCCCGCCGGGCAGCGCCACGCCCCCGGCCAGGCGCAGGAACGCCTCCGCCGCCTCCGCCGTACGGGGCCCGGCGTCGAGGACGACCGGGGCGAGGTCGAGCAGGACGCCGTCCAGCACGGCCGGCAGCGCGGTGGGGTCGATCGAGGTCAGGTCGAGCCAGAGGGAGGTGACGCCGTTCTCCAGGTCGGCGTGGATCGCCTCGCGGGTGACCGCCGGGTCGGGGTCGGCATGCCGCTGCCGCACGTCCCACACGCCGGGGCCGCGGACCACGCGCGGCGCGTCGGGCACGTCATCCGCGTCGTACAGCGGGGCGATCCGGACACCGTCGTAGGAGACGGTCGACAGGGCGTCCTCGGCCGCGTCGTCCGTCCCCTCCCAGCCGGTTTTGCGCAGCACCCCGAGCGCGAGCGCGCGCCACCGTTCCCGCGTTG is a window of Microbispora sp. NBC_01189 DNA encoding:
- the scpA gene encoding methylmalonyl-CoA mutase, with translation MIPDFSEIDLGSGAAAQEATGGGQSWETPEGIAVKPFYTAADLGEDGAPRTYPGVAPFLRGPYPTMYVTQPWTIRQYAGFSTAEASNAFYRRNLAAGQKGLSVAFDLATHRGYDSDHPRVAGDVGMAGVAIDSIYDMRQLFEGIPLDRMSVSMTMNGAVLPILALYIVAAEEQGVAPDRLAGTIQNDILKEFMVRNTYIYPPGPSMRIISDIFEYTSRNMPKFNSISISGYHIQEAGATCDLELAYTLADGLEYLRAGVGAGLGIDEFAPRLSFFWCIGMNFFMEVAKLRAARLLWARLVKGFGPENPKSLSLRTHSQTSGWSLTAQDVFNNVVRTCVEAMAATQGHTQSLHTNALDEALALPTDFSARIARNTQLLLQQESGTGRVIDPWGGSHYVEWLTRELAKAAWKHIQEVERAGGMARAIDQGLPKMRIEEAAARTQARIDSGGQPVIGVNKYRLEADEPIEVLKVDNTAVRGRQIEKLRRLREERSADEVAGALEALTKGAASGENLLELAVNAARAKATVGEISDALEKVFGRHAAQIRTISGVYRAEVGDAADRVREASAQFEKAEGRRPRILVAKMGQDGHDRGQKVIASAFADLGFDVDVGPLFQTPEEVARQAVEADVHVVGVSSLAAGHLTLVPALREALAGLGAGDIMIVVGGVIPPDDVEELRAAGASAIFLPGTVIADAALELLGELSARLGHT
- a CDS encoding methylmalonyl-CoA mutase family protein yields the protein MTVPPVELDDLADPTAGFPQATRERWRALALGVLRKTGWEGTDDAAEDALSTVSYDGVRIAPLYDADDVPDAPRVVRGPGVWDVRQRHADPDPAVTREAIHADLENGVTSLWLDLTSIDPTALPAVLDGVLLDLAPVVLDAGPRTAEAAEAFLRLAGGVALPGGNLGADPIGLAARTGTPAVLDDAVTLARRCAADHPGLRAITVDALPYHDAGGADADELGCSIATGVAYLRALTGAGLPVEQALGQIEFRYAATADQFLTIAKLRAARRMWARVAEVAGGPGRQLQHAVTSSAMMTVRDPWVNMLRTTLACFAAGTGGADAVTVQPFDACLGLPDAFARRIARNTQALLVEEAGVARVADPAGGSWYVERLTDDLARRAWEWFQEIERSGGMAVALERLVPERLTETRAARAVNIAHRRDPITGVSEFPDLGERQVTRRPGPGLARTPGDGLPLVRHAEEFESLRDLADAQPSRPTVFLATIGPVAAHTARATFAANLFAAGGIATVTGGPGADPAAIAAAFRESGAAVACLCSGDRLYGEHAAAVAAALREAGARKVWLAGKGEYEGVDANVYAGCDALGVLRATFDDLGVSR